In the Solidesulfovibrio carbinoliphilus subsp. oakridgensis genome, one interval contains:
- a CDS encoding glycosyltransferase family 4 protein translates to MHILHVSDGYSTHDHRLLGQLSRRGRVSFLPLRATGRLERRPLPEGVGELALPHPPGPPENPAFTSAVAALRRLLAEHGVDAVQAGPLQGPGQLVAASGFHPFVLLSMGSDILTEAWRDARSQESAAATLRAADGLVCDCRAVAAAARRLADIPGDRTVVLPYGVEEAFLEPGRDAALRRELGFGDGSFLVLACRSFEPVYDVPTVVAAFGLAAARDPRLCLALAGDGSEAGAVRRAVERCGAGHRIVLPGRLSQAALRRFYRGSDCYLTGSRSDGSSVSLLEAMAAGLPVVASDIPGNREWVAAGRTGRLFPVGDPAAAARALLAVAAMDGRARTAMGEQGRRTVRRRAVWNDNVERLHTFYNALEDRLKRAGNREGGPQ, encoded by the coding sequence ATGCACATACTTCACGTTTCCGACGGCTATTCCACCCACGACCATCGCCTGCTCGGCCAGTTGTCGCGACGCGGCCGGGTCTCCTTTTTGCCGCTGCGCGCCACGGGCCGCCTGGAGAGGCGTCCGCTCCCCGAAGGCGTGGGGGAGCTGGCCCTGCCCCACCCCCCGGGCCCACCCGAAAACCCGGCCTTTACAAGCGCCGTGGCCGCCTTGCGGCGGCTTTTGGCCGAGCACGGCGTGGACGCGGTCCAGGCCGGCCCGTTGCAAGGCCCGGGCCAGCTCGTCGCGGCAAGCGGCTTTCACCCCTTCGTTCTCCTGTCCATGGGGTCGGATATCCTCACCGAGGCCTGGCGCGACGCCCGGTCGCAGGAGAGCGCCGCGGCGACCCTCCGGGCCGCCGACGGCCTGGTGTGCGACTGCCGGGCCGTGGCCGCGGCCGCCCGGCGGCTGGCGGACATCCCCGGGGACCGGACGGTCGTTTTGCCCTACGGCGTGGAAGAGGCCTTTCTGGAGCCGGGGCGCGACGCGGCCCTGCGCCGGGAACTGGGCTTTGGCGACGGGAGTTTCCTGGTCCTGGCCTGCCGTTCCTTCGAGCCGGTCTACGACGTGCCGACCGTTGTCGCGGCTTTCGGCCTGGCCGCGGCGCGCGATCCGCGCCTTTGCCTGGCCCTGGCGGGGGACGGCTCCGAGGCCGGGGCCGTGCGCCGGGCGGTGGAGCGGTGCGGCGCGGGCCACAGGATCGTCCTGCCCGGCCGCCTTTCCCAGGCGGCATTGCGGCGCTTTTACCGGGGCAGCGACTGCTACCTGACCGGCTCGCGCAGCGACGGTTCCTCGGTTTCGCTGCTGGAGGCCATGGCCGCCGGGCTGCCCGTCGTGGCCAGCGACATCCCGGGCAACCGCGAATGGGTGGCGGCGGGCCGAACCGGCCGGTTGTTCCCGGTCGGCGATCCGGCGGCGGCGGCCCGGGCCCTCCTGGCCGTGGCCGCCATGGATGGCCGGGCCAGGACGGCCATGGGCGAGCAGGGCCGGCGGACGGTCCGCCGCCGGGCCGTCTGGAACGACAACGTCGAGCGCCTCCACACGTTTTACAATGCCCTGGAAGACCGGCTCAAGCGGGCCGGCAACCGGGAGGGGGGGCCGCAATGA
- the pseB gene encoding UDP-N-acetylglucosamine 4,6-dehydratase (inverting), translating into MIDGASLLITGGTGSFGKACIRIVLKRYKPRRLIVYSRDELKQWQVRQEFPESEYPCLRFFLGDVRDKDRLYRAFNEVDYVIHAAAMKQVQASEYNPFEAIRTNVFGAQNLIEAAIDKGVKKVVCLSTDKAVAPINLYGATKLSADKLFQAAQAYVGAAMATSFAVVRYGNVLGSRGSVVPLFLDQRDKKGRVTITDPAMTRFWITLPDAVDFVLQTFHRMQGGEIFVPKIPSMSIFDLATALCPGCAHENIGRRPGDKMHETMISTHDSFNSIRFNDHFVLVPSTGNRDRYIERHGGTAVEDGFEYSSHLNDWWMTATDLFDMLGADSQGNFWRRTQFEKQAGAADGPRD; encoded by the coding sequence ATGATCGACGGAGCCTCCCTGCTCATCACCGGCGGGACCGGATCCTTTGGCAAGGCCTGCATCCGGATCGTCCTTAAGCGCTACAAGCCCCGCCGCCTGATCGTCTACAGCCGCGACGAACTCAAGCAGTGGCAGGTGCGCCAGGAATTTCCCGAATCCGAGTATCCCTGCCTGCGGTTCTTTCTGGGCGACGTGCGGGACAAGGACCGCCTCTACCGGGCGTTCAACGAAGTGGACTACGTGATCCACGCCGCGGCCATGAAGCAGGTCCAGGCCTCGGAATACAATCCTTTCGAAGCCATACGGACCAACGTCTTCGGGGCCCAGAACCTGATCGAGGCGGCCATCGACAAGGGCGTGAAAAAAGTCGTGTGCCTGTCCACGGACAAGGCGGTGGCGCCCATCAATCTCTATGGTGCCACCAAACTGAGCGCCGACAAGCTCTTCCAGGCGGCCCAGGCCTATGTCGGGGCCGCCATGGCCACCTCGTTCGCCGTGGTCCGCTACGGCAACGTGCTCGGCAGCCGCGGCAGCGTGGTGCCGCTTTTCCTGGACCAGCGCGACAAGAAGGGACGGGTGACCATCACCGATCCGGCCATGACCCGGTTCTGGATCACCCTGCCCGACGCGGTGGATTTCGTCCTGCAAACGTTTCACCGCATGCAGGGCGGGGAAATCTTCGTCCCCAAGATTCCGAGCATGTCCATTTTCGACCTGGCCACGGCCCTGTGTCCCGGCTGCGCCCATGAGAACATCGGCCGCCGCCCCGGCGACAAGATGCACGAAACCATGATTTCCACCCACGACAGCTTCAACAGCATCCGCTTTAACGACCACTTCGTCCTCGTTCCCTCCACCGGCAACCGGGACCGCTACATCGAACGGCACGGCGGCACCGCCGTGGAGGACGGCTTCGAATACAGCTCGCACCTCAATGACTGGTGGATGACGGCCACAGACCTCTTCGACATGCTCGGCGCGGACTCCCAGGGCAACTTCTGGCGGCGCACCCAGTTCGAAAAGCAGGCCGGGGCGGCGGATGGTCCGCGCGACTGA
- the hisH gene encoding imidazole glycerol phosphate synthase subunit HisH, translated as MVRATDDGRTGTTSLRVGVVDSGLCNLGSVMHAVRCLGAEPVRLEGPAGIAACDKLLLPGVGTFGQGMENLGRRGFVGPLEEAVLGRGTAILGICLGMQLFASLGTEKGTFPGLGWIPGRVERLRTDLRLPHMGWNEVRFRAETPLRQEAIDGADFYFVHSYAFGCDDPGHMAATTVYGAAFASVVRRDNIHGVQFHPEKSHRAGLHLLHRFLYADRDSVDVGSGPVVEQVLTNALSDDRKVHGPRRLPGP; from the coding sequence ATGGTCCGCGCGACTGACGACGGCCGGACCGGGACAACGTCCCTGCGGGTGGGCGTCGTCGATTCCGGACTGTGCAATCTTGGGTCGGTCATGCATGCCGTGCGCTGTCTCGGGGCCGAGCCGGTCCGCCTGGAGGGCCCGGCCGGCATCGCCGCCTGCGACAAGTTGCTTTTGCCCGGGGTCGGCACCTTCGGCCAGGGCATGGAGAACCTGGGCCGCCGGGGTTTTGTGGGCCCCCTGGAGGAGGCTGTGCTCGGCCGGGGCACGGCAATCCTCGGCATTTGCCTGGGAATGCAGCTTTTCGCCTCTTTGGGCACGGAAAAGGGGACCTTTCCCGGCCTGGGCTGGATTCCCGGCCGGGTGGAGCGGCTGCGGACCGACCTGCGGCTGCCGCACATGGGCTGGAACGAGGTCCGGTTCCGGGCCGAGACCCCGTTGCGCCAGGAGGCCATCGACGGCGCGGACTTTTATTTCGTCCACAGCTACGCCTTTGGCTGTGACGATCCCGGGCACATGGCCGCGACCACGGTCTACGGGGCCGCATTCGCCTCCGTGGTCCGCCGGGACAACATCCACGGCGTGCAGTTCCATCCCGAGAAAAGCCACCGGGCCGGCCTGCACCTGTTGCACCGGTTCCTCTACGCCGACCGGGATTCGGTGGACGTGGGGAGCGGACCGGTGGTGGAACAGGTGCTGACCAACGCCCTTTCCGACGACCGCAAGGTCCACGGCCCCAGGCGGTTGCCCGGGCCCTAG
- the hisF gene encoding imidazole glycerol phosphate synthase subunit HisF produces the protein MLKKRLIPVVLVKQGLVVQSIGFRRYLPVGRPKITVEFFNRWDCDEIVLLAIDREPDLARLAGLTAHVSGAAFVPLTVGGGVRRIEDFQELLRAGADKVSLNTAAFRDPELITRAAEAFGNQEVVVSIDARRHADGRYEVFVGGGREATGADPRDFAREAERRGAGEILLNAIDRDGGKQGYDLELVRRVATAVSIPVIALGGVGRIEHVPEAIGAGAAAAAASNIFHHIEHSTILAKQAMHKAGIAVRRGGTSACATPGG, from the coding sequence ATGCTCAAAAAACGGCTGATCCCCGTCGTTCTCGTCAAGCAGGGCCTGGTGGTCCAAAGCATCGGGTTTCGCCGGTATCTGCCCGTGGGCCGTCCCAAAATCACCGTGGAATTCTTCAACCGTTGGGACTGCGACGAGATCGTCTTGCTCGCCATCGACCGCGAACCGGACCTGGCCAGGCTGGCCGGCCTGACGGCCCACGTGAGCGGCGCGGCCTTCGTGCCCCTCACGGTCGGCGGCGGGGTGCGCCGGATCGAGGATTTCCAGGAGCTTTTGCGGGCGGGCGCGGACAAGGTCAGCCTCAACACCGCCGCCTTCCGCGATCCGGAACTGATCACCCGGGCCGCGGAAGCCTTCGGCAACCAGGAAGTGGTGGTCTCCATCGACGCCAGGCGGCATGCGGACGGGCGCTATGAAGTCTTCGTCGGCGGCGGACGGGAGGCCACGGGGGCCGATCCCCGGGATTTCGCCCGAGAGGCCGAGAGACGCGGGGCGGGCGAGATCCTGCTCAACGCCATCGACCGCGACGGCGGCAAGCAGGGCTATGACCTGGAGTTGGTCCGGCGGGTGGCCACGGCGGTTTCCATTCCGGTCATCGCCCTCGGCGGAGTGGGCCGGATCGAACACGTGCCCGAGGCCATCGGGGCCGGCGCGGCCGCGGCCGCCGCCTCCAACATCTTCCACCACATCGAGCACAGCACCATCTTGGCCAAGCAGGCCATGCACAAGGCCGGAATCGCCGTCAGGCGGGGTGGCACCAGCGCGTGCGCCACGCCGGGAGGGTAA
- a CDS encoding methyltransferase domain-containing protein — protein MISVHTRDCPGCAGRRGRVVHSQDFQSLQGFENETFTQVLKLCPDCGLAFVDPVPDPAALARYYGEFSNYEHAEYDYTCPPHRLAMARRQADFVCAHLPAARSLLDIGCSSGYALDHFRSRGFTDVTGVEPSATNCRIARELYGIDIRQGLYEPGLFAGRSADVALLSHVLEHLTAPRDVLADLRGALAPGGAFFIEVPDVELFEPGQEGHIGFEHCNYFGLSSLGGLMARVGFRLLAETVFSNTDTVPFYPTRGSLWVPSDGPPPIVAGRERAEAHLLGYLAAERAEREALRQRVEEILGQGGRLGIWGVGTTAASLLAQTRLGARTVAAAFDSNPKRHGQTLHGIPIHPPFADPARYQELVDAILIASRSSQEEIHQALAPLLAHGIRLHRLWDRKGA, from the coding sequence ATGATCAGTGTCCACACGCGCGACTGCCCCGGCTGCGCCGGCAGACGGGGGCGGGTCGTCCACAGCCAGGATTTCCAGAGCCTGCAGGGCTTTGAAAACGAGACCTTCACCCAGGTCCTCAAACTCTGCCCGGACTGCGGCCTGGCCTTTGTGGATCCGGTGCCGGATCCGGCGGCCCTGGCCCGGTACTACGGTGAATTCTCCAACTATGAACACGCGGAATATGATTACACCTGTCCGCCCCACCGGCTGGCCATGGCCCGGCGACAGGCGGATTTCGTGTGCGCCCACCTGCCGGCGGCCCGCTCCCTCCTCGACATCGGCTGTTCCAGCGGCTACGCCCTCGACCATTTCCGAAGCCGGGGCTTCACGGACGTGACCGGGGTGGAGCCTTCGGCCACCAACTGCCGCATCGCCAGGGAGCTCTACGGCATCGACATCCGCCAGGGACTCTACGAACCCGGCCTGTTCGCCGGGCGCAGCGCGGACGTGGCCCTGCTCAGCCACGTCCTCGAACACCTCACCGCGCCCCGTGACGTTCTGGCCGACCTGCGCGGGGCCCTGGCCCCGGGCGGGGCCTTTTTCATCGAAGTCCCGGACGTGGAGCTGTTCGAACCGGGCCAGGAAGGGCACATCGGTTTCGAGCATTGCAACTACTTCGGCCTGTCGAGCCTCGGCGGCCTGATGGCCCGCGTCGGCTTCCGGCTCCTGGCGGAAACGGTCTTTTCCAACACCGACACGGTCCCCTTCTACCCGACCCGGGGATCGCTGTGGGTGCCAAGCGACGGCCCGCCGCCGATCGTGGCCGGCCGGGAGAGGGCCGAAGCCCACCTGCTCGGCTATCTGGCCGCCGAACGGGCCGAGCGGGAGGCCCTGCGGCAGAGGGTCGAGGAGATCCTCGGCCAGGGCGGCCGCCTCGGGATCTGGGGCGTGGGCACGACCGCGGCCTCGCTCCTGGCCCAGACCCGGCTCGGGGCCCGGACCGTGGCCGCCGCCTTCGACAGCAACCCCAAACGCCACGGCCAGACCCTGCACGGCATTCCCATCCACCCGCCTTTTGCCGACCCGGCCCGCTACCAGGAACTCGTGGACGCCATCCTCATCGCCTCCCGTTCGAGCCAGGAGGAAATCCACCAGGCCCTGGCTCCGCTTCTGGCCCACGGCATCCGTCTTCACCGTCTGTGGGACCGGAAAGGGGCCTGA
- a CDS encoding N-acetyl sugar amidotransferase, whose translation MQYCTRCLYPANHPYGMFFDDDGVCSGCRVDEERKNIDWTERFEALKELVAKYRSKDGSNYDCVIGASGGKDSQYIVHVAKNLLGLNPLVVTYNHQFNTAAGIRNLQRMVKEFDVDHLRFTQKPSVVRRMARAAMTMMGDFCWHCHAGITTYTIQIAVKFKIPLVLFGESGLQDMVGMFSREDMMEWTKKVRNEHGLRGFSWKDFVGFEGLTERDLLPYVYPDDAELEAVGVRGLYLSNFISWSGKRNAEFLIEKHGFETRRPSLSHNCYSNVECWHCSGAHDYLKFLKFGFGRATDHAVADIRAGRISREQGLELVRRYDGKRPGDLDVILEFLGMTEAEFVACVDDMRDPDVWERDGQGLWVQRDSVLNHASGPAVEKARLPLANAREAAYRDNQSDEPETGHVFM comes from the coding sequence TTGCAATACTGCACCCGTTGCCTATACCCGGCCAACCACCCTTACGGCATGTTCTTCGATGACGACGGCGTCTGCAGCGGCTGCCGCGTCGACGAGGAACGGAAAAACATCGACTGGACGGAGCGGTTCGAGGCCCTCAAGGAGTTGGTGGCCAAGTACCGATCCAAGGACGGCTCTAATTACGACTGCGTCATCGGGGCCAGCGGCGGCAAGGACAGCCAGTACATCGTCCACGTGGCCAAAAACCTGCTCGGCTTGAACCCCCTGGTCGTCACCTACAACCACCAGTTCAACACTGCCGCCGGCATCCGCAACCTGCAGCGGATGGTCAAAGAGTTCGACGTGGACCACCTGCGATTCACGCAGAAGCCGAGTGTGGTGCGGCGCATGGCCCGGGCGGCCATGACCATGATGGGCGATTTCTGCTGGCACTGCCACGCCGGCATCACCACCTATACCATCCAGATCGCCGTCAAGTTCAAGATCCCGCTCGTCCTTTTCGGAGAATCGGGCCTGCAGGACATGGTCGGCATGTTCTCGCGGGAGGACATGATGGAGTGGACCAAAAAGGTCCGCAACGAACATGGGCTGCGGGGTTTCTCCTGGAAGGACTTCGTGGGCTTCGAGGGCCTGACCGAACGGGACCTGCTCCCCTACGTCTATCCCGATGACGCCGAACTGGAGGCGGTGGGCGTGCGGGGGCTGTACCTGTCCAACTTCATTTCCTGGAGCGGCAAGCGCAACGCGGAGTTTCTCATCGAGAAGCATGGATTCGAGACCCGCCGGCCGAGCCTGTCCCACAACTGCTATTCCAATGTGGAGTGCTGGCACTGCAGCGGGGCCCACGATTACCTGAAATTTCTCAAATTCGGTTTCGGCCGGGCCACGGACCATGCCGTGGCCGACATCCGGGCCGGCCGCATCAGCCGCGAACAGGGCCTGGAGCTTGTCCGCCGCTACGACGGCAAGCGGCCCGGGGACCTGGATGTCATCCTGGAATTTCTCGGCATGACCGAGGCGGAGTTCGTGGCCTGCGTGGACGACATGCGCGACCCCGACGTCTGGGAACGAGACGGCCAGGGGTTGTGGGTCCAACGGGACAGCGTGCTCAACCACGCCTCCGGCCCGGCCGTCGAAAAGGCCCGGCTGCCCCTGGCCAACGCCCGGGAAGCCGCTTACCGCGACAACCAGTCCGACGAGCCCGAAACAGGCCATGTGTTCATGTAA
- a CDS encoding class I SAM-dependent methyltransferase: MKESAIRDYDDIEIRRENYRRDQEALLRHKDRFVAVACPACAADASSLFYRRDGFEFRECAGCGTVYVSPRPSEALLAEHYRTSISERYWSEVVYPRSEEGRMRHLVEPRVKAILSLCDRFGTGERGLAVDVGAGPGTFAAVLREQGGFGRVVAVEPSPVNAAFCRKKGLEVVEAPLDEVRGLSDADLVVSIECLEHVFDPAASVRAVCGLLRPGGLFVLTVPNIRGFDLLLLRDRSDNTTAPDHLNYFHPESLGRLLERLGLEVLSLSTPGKLDVELVRSKVLEGLFRVDDQPFLKRLLVDDYETLGPSFQEWLAANGLSSHLFAVARKPLLRP; encoded by the coding sequence GTGAAGGAATCCGCCATCCGCGACTACGACGACATCGAGATCCGTCGGGAGAACTACCGCCGCGACCAGGAGGCGCTTTTGCGGCACAAGGACCGCTTCGTCGCGGTCGCCTGTCCGGCCTGCGCCGCGGACGCCTCTTCGCTTTTCTACCGCCGCGACGGCTTCGAGTTCCGGGAATGCGCCGGGTGCGGCACGGTCTACGTCTCCCCCCGGCCGTCGGAAGCGTTGCTCGCCGAACACTACCGCACCTCGATTTCCGAACGGTACTGGAGCGAGGTGGTCTATCCCCGGTCCGAGGAAGGCCGGATGCGCCACCTGGTCGAGCCCCGGGTGAAGGCCATCCTTTCCCTTTGCGACAGGTTCGGGACGGGCGAGCGGGGCTTGGCCGTGGACGTCGGCGCCGGTCCCGGCACCTTCGCGGCCGTGCTGCGGGAGCAGGGCGGTTTCGGACGCGTGGTGGCGGTGGAGCCGAGTCCGGTCAACGCGGCTTTTTGCCGCAAAAAGGGCCTGGAGGTCGTGGAAGCGCCCCTGGACGAGGTTCGGGGCCTTTCGGACGCGGATCTGGTGGTCAGCATCGAGTGCCTCGAACACGTTTTCGACCCCGCCGCCTCTGTGCGGGCCGTTTGCGGCCTCCTGCGGCCGGGCGGGCTTTTCGTCCTGACCGTGCCGAACATCCGGGGCTTTGACCTTTTGTTGCTGCGGGACCGTTCGGACAACACCACCGCCCCGGACCACCTCAACTATTTTCACCCCGAGTCCCTGGGCCGCCTGCTCGAGCGCCTGGGGCTCGAAGTCCTCAGCCTCTCCACACCCGGCAAGCTCGACGTGGAGCTGGTGCGGTCCAAGGTCCTCGAAGGCCTTTTCCGCGTGGACGACCAGCCGTTTCTCAAGCGCCTCCTCGTGGACGACTACGAGACCCTGGGTCCGTCCTTCCAGGAATGGCTGGCGGCCAACGGCCTGTCCTCGCACCTTTTCGCCGTGGCCCGGAAACCCCTGCTCCGGCCATGA
- a CDS encoding glycosyltransferase, producing the protein MTPEAVHAYVCTWREAENIGPCLAAIRAAGVQRVFVVDAGSDDGTAQRARQAGAEVLAAPRGLAGQRQAAIDHCRADLLLFVDADDRLHPDCVRRLLADMAGHDCDVVQASNRVLSPRRYLERGMDAVMALVTSRPGPTAMVGRPALYRIGPLRQAGMDLEFNGVGNEDAALAIRLEGLGARQRIGTGLSFRRHPAGWGDNIRAWRKYGHGDAALFRRYPDKRRNVLRHLLYVYPVERSRLLWAAGQGRLAGYTVLVGAARFLFMLEGLLRRRPPAVSLRPAAGVSPERSGNGTG; encoded by the coding sequence ATGACGCCGGAGGCGGTCCACGCCTATGTCTGTACCTGGCGCGAGGCCGAAAATATCGGCCCGTGCCTGGCCGCCATCCGGGCGGCCGGGGTGCAAAGGGTGTTTGTCGTGGACGCGGGCAGCGACGACGGCACGGCACAGCGGGCCAGGCAGGCCGGCGCGGAGGTGCTGGCCGCGCCCCGGGGCCTGGCCGGCCAGCGCCAGGCGGCCATCGACCACTGCCGGGCCGATCTCCTGCTGTTCGTGGACGCCGACGACCGGCTGCACCCGGACTGCGTGCGCCGGCTTCTGGCGGACATGGCCGGGCACGACTGCGACGTGGTGCAGGCCTCCAACCGGGTCCTTTCCCCCCGCCGCTACCTGGAACGGGGCATGGACGCGGTCATGGCGCTCGTTACCTCGCGGCCGGGACCGACAGCCATGGTCGGCCGGCCGGCGCTCTACCGCATCGGGCCCCTTCGCCAGGCGGGCATGGATCTGGAATTCAACGGCGTGGGCAACGAGGATGCCGCCCTGGCCATCCGCCTGGAAGGCCTGGGGGCGCGCCAACGCATCGGCACCGGGCTGAGCTTTCGCCGCCATCCGGCCGGGTGGGGCGACAATATCCGGGCCTGGCGCAAGTACGGGCACGGGGACGCGGCCCTTTTCCGCCGTTATCCCGACAAGCGGCGAAACGTCCTTCGCCATCTCCTCTACGTGTATCCCGTCGAGCGCAGCCGCCTGCTCTGGGCCGCCGGCCAAGGGCGTCTCGCCGGCTACACGGTCCTTGTGGGCGCGGCCCGGTTTCTTTTCATGCTGGAGGGGCTCCTTCGCCGGCGGCCCCCTGCCGTCTCGTTGCGGCCGGCCGCCGGCGTTTCGCCCGAGCGCTCCGGCAACGGGACAGGATGA
- a CDS encoding sulfotransferase family protein, giving the protein MPDNYPIFIGGMQRSGTSLMRAMLGSNSRLAIFEWDLQMWPVIYSQHREMWGKSGIDEIQDALLEAIYTSEKVVCAVKRPERSLVEACIRSKRAANEFTSMESLAAGVFQCFLDSYRDLLDRARWGLKTPENEFYSSIILREFPDAKFVYIYRNIVSAAASTKKIGWMPYKYPYGLLQYAMHWNRSFETAWENCARHPDRYVAVCYELLTEFPDEHLKLLCAFLDLPYEPAMLALAGHGNGDPLAKSSSFDDQTDQGVNPQIAKRKIHDFSEEELQLLRLVTTMNTATRQGFYKEYNPAAFPLQSLEWLVQASVRGQNAQVRRFALELMRKISRRPQAGWNPFGRCG; this is encoded by the coding sequence ATGCCAGACAACTATCCGATCTTCATAGGCGGGATGCAACGCAGCGGCACAAGCCTGATGCGCGCCATGCTCGGCTCCAATTCCCGGTTGGCCATTTTCGAGTGGGACCTGCAGATGTGGCCGGTCATTTACAGCCAGCACCGGGAGATGTGGGGAAAGTCCGGTATTGACGAGATTCAGGATGCGCTTCTGGAAGCGATCTACACCAGCGAGAAGGTGGTCTGCGCGGTCAAGCGTCCCGAGCGCTCCCTGGTCGAGGCCTGCATTCGATCCAAACGGGCGGCAAACGAGTTTACGAGCATGGAATCCCTGGCCGCCGGCGTGTTCCAATGCTTTCTCGACAGCTACCGGGATCTGCTCGACCGGGCCCGCTGGGGATTGAAGACCCCGGAAAACGAATTCTATTCCTCGATCATCCTCCGGGAGTTCCCGGACGCCAAGTTTGTCTATATCTATCGGAACATTGTCAGCGCGGCCGCTTCCACCAAAAAGATCGGCTGGATGCCCTACAAATACCCCTACGGCCTGCTCCAGTACGCCATGCATTGGAACAGATCGTTTGAAACAGCCTGGGAGAATTGTGCCCGGCACCCGGACCGTTACGTCGCCGTCTGCTACGAGCTCCTGACGGAATTCCCCGACGAGCACTTGAAACTGCTCTGCGCCTTTCTGGACCTTCCCTACGAACCGGCCATGCTGGCCCTGGCCGGCCACGGCAACGGCGATCCCCTGGCCAAGAGCTCCTCCTTTGACGATCAAACGGACCAAGGCGTCAATCCCCAGATCGCCAAGAGAAAGATCCATGATTTTTCCGAGGAGGAACTCCAGCTCCTGCGGCTGGTCACCACCATGAACACCGCGACCAGGCAGGGCTTTTACAAGGAATACAATCCCGCGGCCTTTCCCCTCCAGTCCCTGGAGTGGCTTGTCCAGGCGTCCGTACGGGGGCAAAACGCCCAGGTCCGGCGCTTCGCCCTGGAGCTCATGCGCAAGATTTCCAGGAGGCCGCAGGCCGGCTGGAACCCCTTCGGCCGCTGCGGGTGA
- a CDS encoding B12-binding domain-containing radical SAM protein, with protein MTCNRVLLIMPDVCRYDHYQWVPSSLLFLAATLLDAGYRPLVIDDRIQSREATLQAVQAHLDETLLVGVAVSSGEQLAHAAQILEAIAAVSDVPLVVGGPLPSALPEQMFEHPAVDFVICGRGEGPIRQLCDRLRDGRNDFDTTPRLWWRTPEGIRQSSAARHSERVNDLPPLPYLNKDVIDIWNYINPETHAFNYSTAVGCVGRCSFCYWHDSYTYSWFDNQRVVDELESLGRQLSLRNVTFDDPTFFVGRSRTMDLVERLLASEVRFKWRANARVDTFKPFTIEDVHTMERSGCHLIHVGMESGSQRILDLMHKNITVDDALDMARKFATSSIHLRCHLIIGIPGETIDDIRRSGELITEIGRIKKEFDYTVNIFIPYPGNALTELAATMGYTPPDTLMGYVGVEQHGCLQRTNANGQALPSLWDIDYRLDWFEPAYQKQHEIAWKALLPELGKIRTVDGRSYHFHKKGEVPGLS; from the coding sequence ATGACTTGCAACAGGGTGCTGCTCATCATGCCAGACGTCTGCCGGTACGACCACTATCAATGGGTTCCGAGCAGCTTGCTTTTTCTGGCCGCAACTTTGCTGGATGCCGGCTATCGTCCCCTGGTCATCGACGACCGCATTCAGTCGCGGGAGGCGACCTTGCAGGCCGTCCAGGCCCATCTGGACGAGACCCTGCTCGTGGGCGTCGCGGTCTCAAGCGGCGAACAGCTCGCCCACGCCGCCCAAATCCTGGAAGCCATCGCGGCCGTATCCGATGTCCCTCTTGTGGTCGGCGGTCCCCTGCCCTCGGCCCTGCCGGAACAAATGTTCGAGCATCCGGCCGTTGATTTCGTTATTTGCGGCCGGGGCGAAGGCCCGATCCGGCAATTGTGCGATAGGTTGCGCGATGGCCGCAACGACTTCGATACCACGCCGCGCCTGTGGTGGCGCACGCCGGAAGGTATCCGGCAGTCCAGCGCCGCCCGGCATTCGGAACGCGTCAACGACTTGCCGCCTCTGCCGTATCTGAACAAAGATGTCATCGACATCTGGAATTATATCAATCCGGAAACACACGCCTTCAACTACAGTACCGCTGTTGGTTGCGTGGGCCGCTGCAGTTTCTGTTACTGGCACGACTCCTATACATATTCCTGGTTCGACAACCAGCGTGTCGTAGACGAACTAGAGTCGCTCGGCCGGCAGCTTTCCCTGCGCAACGTCACCTTTGACGACCCGACCTTTTTTGTCGGCCGTTCGCGGACCATGGATCTGGTCGAACGCCTGCTGGCCAGCGAGGTGCGCTTCAAGTGGCGGGCCAACGCTCGCGTGGACACCTTCAAGCCTTTCACCATTGAAGATGTGCACACCATGGAACGTTCCGGCTGCCACCTCATCCACGTGGGCATGGAATCGGGTTCCCAACGCATCCTTGACCTCATGCACAAAAACATCACCGTCGACGACGCCCTCGACATGGCCCGCAAGTTCGCGACAAGCTCCATCCACCTGCGGTGCCACCTGATCATCGGCATTCCCGGCGAGACCATCGACGATATCCGCCGTTCGGGGGAACTGATCACCGAGATCGGGCGTATTAAAAAAGAGTTCGATTATACGGTCAACATCTTCATTCCCTATCCCGGAAATGCCTTGACAGAACTTGCCGCGACCATGGGCTATACCCCCCCGGACACCCTGATGGGGTATGTCGGCGTGGAACAGCATGGCTGCCTCCAGCGCACCAACGCCAACGGCCAGGCGCTGCCTTCCCTCTGGGACATCGACTACCGGCTGGACTGGTTTGAGCCTGCATATCAGAAGCAGCACGAAATTGCCTGGAAGGCCCTGCTCCCCGAGCTGGGAAAAATTCGGACCGTGGACGGCCGGTCATACCATTTTCACAAAAAAGGGGAGGTCCCGGGCCTGTCGTGA